A DNA window from Ovis aries strain OAR_USU_Benz2616 breed Rambouillet chromosome 7, ARS-UI_Ramb_v3.0, whole genome shotgun sequence contains the following coding sequences:
- the LOC114115623 gene encoding mitochondrial import receptor subunit TOM20 homolog → MVGRNSAIAAGVCGALFIGYCIYFDRKRRSDPNFKNRLRERRKKQKLAKERAGLSKLPDLKDAEAVQKFFLEEIQLGEELLAQGEYEKGVDHLTNAIAVCGQPQQLLQVLQQTLPPPVFQMLLTKLPTISQRIVSAQSLAEDDVE, encoded by the coding sequence ATGGTGGGCCGGAACAGCGCCATCGCCGCCGGCGTGTGCGGGGCCCTTTTCATCGGTTACTGCATTTACTTCGACCGCAAGAGACGGAGTGACCCCAACTTCAAGAACAGGCTGCGAGAacgaagaaagaaacaaaagcttgCCAAGGAGAGAGCTGGGCTTTCCAAGTTACCTGACCTTAAAGATGCTGAAGCCGTTCAGAAATTCTTTCTAGAAGAAATACAGCTTGGTGAAGAATTACTAGCTCAAGGTGAATATGAGAAGGGCGTGGACCATCTGACGAATGCGATTGCTGTGTGTGGACAGCCGCAGCAGTTACTGCAAGTGTTGCAGCAAACTCTCCCACCACCAGTGTTCCAGATGCTTTTGACTAAGCTCCCGACAATTAGTCAGAGAATTGTAAGTGCTCAGAGCTTGGCTGAAGATGATGTGGAATGA